The following are encoded together in the Bacillus sp. NP157 genome:
- a CDS encoding VWA domain-containing protein — MDAALDFLYGREYRGRGLREGPGSLDASQVVLVDWLREVRELFPRDTVEVIEKHALDRYGLTELVTDPETLAKLEPNQQLLRTLLTLRSHLSGDVLAMARRIVRQVVDELRRKLEPEIRRTLAGRLNRQRHSPMAIARNFDAKGTIQRNLRHYDLERKKLLIETPRFFERNVRRLPWDIILCVDQSGSMVDSVIHSAVMAGILAGLPAFRVKLVIFDTQVVDLTDAVDDPVEALMRVQLGGGTNIAGAVAYAATLVENPHRTVLALVTDFCEGGPPSELVRVVKQLAEARVRLLGLASLDGDANPSYDRHMAGQLAACGMEIAALTPKKLAEWLVKVVS, encoded by the coding sequence ATGGATGCGGCGCTGGATTTCCTCTACGGCCGCGAGTACCGCGGACGCGGCCTGCGCGAAGGCCCCGGGTCGCTGGACGCGTCGCAGGTGGTGCTCGTCGACTGGCTGCGTGAAGTGCGCGAGCTGTTCCCGCGCGACACCGTGGAAGTGATCGAGAAGCACGCCCTGGACCGCTACGGCCTGACCGAACTGGTCACCGACCCGGAGACGCTCGCGAAGCTGGAACCCAACCAGCAACTGCTGCGCACCCTGCTGACCTTGCGCAGCCATCTCTCCGGCGACGTGCTGGCCATGGCCAGGCGCATCGTGCGCCAGGTGGTGGACGAGCTGCGGCGCAAGCTCGAGCCGGAGATTCGCCGCACCCTGGCCGGGCGGCTCAATCGCCAGCGCCATTCGCCGATGGCTATCGCGCGGAACTTCGATGCGAAGGGCACCATCCAGCGCAACCTTCGCCATTACGACCTGGAGCGGAAGAAGCTCCTGATCGAGACGCCGCGTTTCTTCGAGCGCAATGTGCGCCGGCTGCCGTGGGACATCATCCTGTGCGTCGACCAGAGCGGGAGCATGGTCGATTCGGTGATCCACAGTGCGGTGATGGCGGGGATCCTCGCCGGCTTGCCGGCGTTCCGGGTGAAGCTGGTGATCTTCGATACCCAGGTGGTCGACCTGACCGATGCCGTGGACGATCCGGTCGAGGCCCTGATGCGGGTGCAACTGGGCGGCGGCACCAACATCGCCGGCGCGGTGGCGTACGCGGCGACGCTGGTCGAGAACCCGCATCGCACCGTGCTCGCGCTGGTTACCGACTTCTGCGAGGGCGGACCGCCTTCCGAACTGGTCCGCGTCGTGAAACAGCTGGCCGAGGCACGCGTTCGCCTGCTCGGCCTCGCGTCGCTCGATGGCGACGCCAACCCATCGTACGACCGCCACATGGCCGGCCAACTGGCGGCGTGCGGCATGGAGATCGCCGCGCTGACGCCGAAGAAACTGGCCGAGTGGCTGGTCAAGGTGGTGTCGTGA
- the alr gene encoding alanine racemase, with protein sequence MSRTTVATIHMGALRHNLARVRELAGGARVMAVVKADAYGHGLERVARALDANAEAFAVAAIADGLRLRAAGHRQRIVVLSGPDTPADIAEMQRLKLEALIHHDAQLPWLAKADPARGVLTTWIKIDTGMHRLGFAPGRAREVHALLRAMPAVAPEIGLMTHFASSEEFEGQDTAAQIARFREATQGLDGPRALSNSAAVLGWPDARGDWVRTGGLLYGLSVVEGRSGADFGFRPAMTLATRLVAINHLAKGERVGYNGTYVCPEDMAVGVAAIGYGDGYPRSAAQGTPVLVNGQLAPLVGRVSMDLITLDLRGVPDARVGDRVTLWGAGLPVETVAAAAGTISYDLTCGMTRRVLFVEDEG encoded by the coding sequence ATGAGTCGTACCACTGTCGCCACCATCCACATGGGCGCCCTGCGCCATAACCTGGCCCGCGTCCGCGAGCTGGCCGGCGGCGCGCGCGTCATGGCCGTGGTCAAGGCCGATGCCTACGGCCATGGCCTGGAGCGCGTGGCGCGCGCCCTGGATGCCAATGCCGAAGCCTTCGCCGTCGCCGCCATCGCTGATGGCCTGCGCCTGCGCGCGGCCGGGCATCGCCAGCGCATCGTAGTGCTGTCGGGTCCCGACACGCCGGCCGACATCGCGGAGATGCAGCGGCTGAAGCTCGAGGCGCTGATCCACCACGATGCACAGCTGCCGTGGCTGGCGAAGGCCGATCCGGCTCGCGGCGTGCTCACCACGTGGATCAAGATCGACACCGGCATGCACCGGCTGGGCTTCGCCCCGGGCCGTGCGCGCGAGGTGCATGCGTTGTTGCGGGCGATGCCCGCCGTGGCGCCGGAGATCGGCCTGATGACCCACTTCGCCTCGTCGGAAGAGTTCGAAGGGCAGGACACCGCGGCGCAGATCGCCCGGTTCCGCGAAGCGACGCAAGGCCTGGACGGCCCACGTGCGCTGTCCAACTCGGCTGCCGTGCTCGGCTGGCCGGACGCGCGAGGCGACTGGGTGCGCACCGGCGGTCTGCTCTACGGCCTGTCGGTGGTCGAAGGCCGCAGTGGCGCCGACTTCGGTTTTCGCCCGGCGATGACCCTGGCCACCCGCCTCGTCGCGATCAACCACCTCGCGAAGGGCGAGCGGGTCGGTTACAACGGCACCTACGTATGCCCGGAAGACATGGCCGTGGGCGTCGCGGCGATCGGCTACGGCGACGGCTATCCGCGCAGCGCGGCGCAAGGCACGCCGGTGCTGGTGAATGGGCAGCTGGCCCCGCTGGTCGGCCGGGTCTCGATGGACCTGATCACGCTGGACCTGCGCGGGGTCCCCGACGCCCGTGTCGGCGACCGCGTCACCCTGTGGGGCGCTGGCCTTCCGGTGGAAACGGTGGCCGCCGCCGCAGGCACCATCTCGTACGACCTCACCTGCGGCATGACCCGTCGCGTACTCTTCGTGGAAGACGAGGGCTAG